In Candidatus Hydrogenedentota bacterium, the following are encoded in one genomic region:
- a CDS encoding PD40 domain-containing protein, whose protein sequence is MPPIPISRRVFLGASALALGAARAYAAESPAPLIGYTEYRANLPARHANQVTSRACIVRADGTVRRELAPELAAEENTWTQFAGWSPDGALALLGQGWEDPENATWEEEHKTFRMTEGWRFDMYTLDLATSALVNLTAVERVSEYNTGIVFLPGSDKLAFTALINGVSHPFQMDRDGRNKKDMTDGDAAFTYGLSASPDGRYVAYHKDYQVYVADAGGGDARKIETGNPFNFVPQWSPDGQWLMFVSGEHYNCHPCIVRPDGSDFRKLADRGGYSGVTTVYDVYDFHGGSSDVPVWAPDGKGVYYTRRFGEAIELMHVTLGGEVTRLTESAPGFTHYHPKPSPDGKMLAFGSTQTGTRQLYVMPAPGGEATQITQVPQGHGAMWAHWRPPIA, encoded by the coding sequence ATGCCGCCTATCCCTATTTCCCGCCGCGTGTTTCTGGGCGCTTCCGCGCTGGCTCTCGGCGCTGCCCGCGCATACGCCGCGGAATCCCCGGCGCCCCTGATCGGCTATACCGAATACCGCGCCAACCTGCCGGCCCGCCACGCAAACCAGGTCACCTCCCGCGCGTGCATCGTGCGGGCGGATGGAACAGTCCGCCGCGAGCTGGCGCCCGAACTGGCCGCCGAGGAGAACACCTGGACCCAGTTTGCGGGCTGGTCGCCCGATGGCGCGCTCGCCCTCCTCGGGCAGGGCTGGGAGGACCCCGAAAACGCCACCTGGGAGGAGGAGCACAAGACCTTCCGCATGACCGAAGGGTGGCGCTTCGACATGTATACCCTGGACCTCGCCACGAGCGCATTGGTAAACCTCACCGCCGTCGAGCGCGTCAGCGAATACAACACCGGCATCGTTTTCTTGCCCGGGTCCGACAAGCTCGCGTTCACCGCGCTGATCAATGGCGTCTCCCACCCCTTTCAGATGGACCGCGACGGGCGCAACAAGAAGGACATGACCGATGGCGACGCGGCCTTTACCTACGGGCTCAGCGCCTCGCCGGATGGCCGTTACGTGGCCTACCACAAGGACTACCAGGTCTACGTGGCGGACGCGGGCGGTGGAGACGCCAGGAAAATCGAGACCGGCAACCCCTTCAACTTCGTCCCCCAGTGGTCGCCCGATGGCCAATGGTTGATGTTCGTCTCCGGCGAACACTACAACTGCCACCCCTGCATCGTCCGCCCCGACGGATCGGATTTCCGCAAACTCGCGGATCGCGGCGGCTATTCCGGCGTCACCACGGTCTACGACGTCTACGATTTCCACGGCGGCAGCAGCGACGTGCCCGTGTGGGCGCCGGACGGCAAAGGCGTCTACTATACGCGCCGGTTCGGCGAGGCCATCGAACTCATGCACGTCACCCTCGGCGGCGAAGTCACGCGCCTCACGGAATCCGCGCCCGGCTTCACCCACTACCACCCGAAACCTTCGCCCGACGGCAAGATGCTCGCCTTTGGATCCACCCAAACCGGAACCCGGCAGCTCTACGTCATGCCGGCACCCGGCGGCGAAGCCACCCAAATCACCCAGGTCCCCCAAGGCCACGGCGCGATGTGGGCCCACTGGCGCCCGCCCATCGCCTGA